Below is a genomic region from Biomphalaria glabrata chromosome 3, xgBioGlab47.1, whole genome shotgun sequence.
GTGTTGCTCTAGGGGTAGACGTAAGTTCAGTGTTTTTTCGGGTTCCCCCCACCTGAACAGTTTAAACCAAAACAAAGAGTATTAGCATATGCACTACTAAATAAATGAACAACGAATAAAAGTTATCTAACGGAAACGTTACTGATTAAGCAACAATCGTCAACGTGAACAATATTTAATCATACTTCATTGcaaactaataaaatatttcaatgtgTGTGAATCTCATTGAGGTTAACATTACATTAATAATTATTCAAATAACACACCAATAACACACACCTTCCACACGCACACTTCATCTCGGCGCCCTACAGATCAACAGCTGCATACACCACAAACAACGCTAGCTAAAGACACGGCTCTAAGGACGACACACTTTCCCATAGCCCCAAGCCTAACACCCTAAAAcgaaagaaaacctagatctagcgatgccgcTACAATAAAGAACTCACTATCGACACCCGTACCTAGAGATCATCCTACTTATtaaaactatgtacttacgtaccgTTAAAACGGGGAAACAGAAAACCACAAACACAAAAGCTCTCTCCACTGCGGGAACTAAGGGTGAcgtaaacacatacacactactCTAGACAGCACTTCCTAGACATTAAAACACAACTAttaaacacaaaaagaaaacttcacgaGCGCACGacacctgcctgggtggaccacttcgggggccgattttgagcttgtgtttccacacaaactgtctttgtaatcttgtttttttaatatcaataattaatagttgtaaaaaaaaaaagtactcacatagatgattttttaaataaaagttttcgcttttacaaacaaaaaagtagtctttgcatcagaactttgaaagatctaaaaaaaatcattatatcACATGTTCAATATCAGTTCTAGATTATGAGATCAAAACAGCCGGATATCGTATTTTACGATCCTGCCAAATCCGGCTCCGGCTgaatataaaaagtatatatatatatatatattacttaattaaatttgttaaatttttggATGCCCCCCATTCTGGTCAGGGCCCTGGGTGGCTACATGAATACACATATTTAAATCCTGAGATAATTGTATTTCATCCATTCAGTTATTTCTCTGATTAACGCCTATTGAAAACCAATGAACTATGAAACaatctagtgtgtgtgtgtctgtttttttttaggcattCAACGAATATCTTTTCGTTTTCCTGCCAcaatgcgaaaaaaaaacttgatctggtttttttttaataaactagTTGACATTGTTAACTTTTGTGACTCTCACGCTCAGGCCAAAGAAGAAAACATCTGCTTGCAGTTCAGACACAGTTACTGATAAGTTCGTGCTCAATACAACACATAAGTTTATCTTCCTTCGTGTGTTGTTGCTGAACATTACATGTTTTTGTTAAGATCTCTAAGAAGTAATAGATCAGAGAGAACATGGAGAAATTGTTGATCTCTTTGCTTCTCACTATTTCGTCACATTTAGGTATGTAATCAGTGTCAATAGTATACTTCAACAAGTACTATTCCTTACAAAGCTTGGCTTTATTGACATAGTGTGAGACAATTTAGTAAAAGTGAtaagttatttctccaacatccaatctcgaatcaagctgaaattttgaacaattatttcttttccatGTTAACTAAttgccaacacaagaatcaattttaaaaatttaccaattagttaatttactatttgtaattaatagTGTTTGGTGTCTCGAACAAGGGAAGAAATTGTACGAAGTGATGgtgtaagctgaattagtcccctttataggtcgtcgtctgagtcctagtgaacacaaacatgaaataggacgagactatagaaacaagagATAACTCTACTACAACTATTagctcttcactagcagagtggttaccgtgttggcttgtgAAGTCTGAGAATGCTCTCGCcctcaagttcgaattcaggacttcccccgttttttttttaaatttatttttataaacacttttttattattagtcatgatctattgcaaatttaattatataactgatccaagctaattaatacaactatgcttaatataagctttttttttttttaaagaatttaaaaaatattttcttgtgtttAGATATAGGTATCGTTTGACCAACTTTAATGAAACTTAAAGAATAAATATTCCTCAAAAAGACCCTGGGATAGTTAGAACCTCTCCACTTGCAGAAGTAGATGCCGTCTATCAAGTCATTCCCTCCgttttgttcaaatttttacAAGGTatttttcccacttcccattctcagatcgagttaaaactttgcacaattatttattgtcaatgACGACACgcgaatctgtcaaaaacaaaataaccaaCCAGTAAATAGATAattcgtaattaattatttttttatatggaaaatTTACTAAATTGGCAACAGACGACCCGAgacaataattacattaatgtaGAGAATTAATCCTTCGTTAAAAACTTTAAACTAtcaatagactaattaaaactttttatagcTCAGTGGCAATATTCCTACACAGAGGCTGGGTACGCGTTGCACATAATGAACTATgctgatttatttaaaaaaacaacaagtagtGTATAGATTAAAATGAAATATCATaagttttaaatcctttttttttattttaagtttttacaaaGTCAAATACGGTGCTATCTTAGATTTTAAAACGAATTTCTACAAAGATCAAGAAATGGATAGGGATGTTACAACTTTCGTCGCCAAGCCcactttttcaatgtaaaaactatttttctagAATGATGTGTCTCTGAAGCttggaaaaaataaaaacaataattcaaTACTTAATTGTAAtagagttattattattttgtgtgtatgtaggtctacaaaaaatatattgctaTTAAAATAAATCCTTTTGAGTGGGTAGCAACGAGGGGTACTAAGTGTTACGAAATGCCTAGAAGGGGTACGTAATTATTCGTGTTTCATTCTAGCCTTTAGTTTTTATACCTAGCCTGCAAGCCTCCAACCTAAAGAACTGAAGTGAgagaacaaaacaataattcgTGTTTCAACCTAGGTTTTATACCTAGCCTGCAAGCCTCCAACCTAAAGAACTGAAGTGAGAGAACAAAACAGTAATTCGTGTTTCAACCTAGGTTTTATACTTAGCCTGCAAGTACTGTAAAACACGTTTTCATGTGAGTTGTTTAGTAAattcaatgtttttttctttcagtgaAATGCCAGACCATTAACGATTGCCCGCAGAATCTTGCAAGGGACTCTTCTCTCAAAGTGTTCGGAAACGCTTGCTACCAATTTGTTTTGACTCAAACAAGGACGCACTCCGAGGCCAGGCAAAACTGTCAAAGTCATGGCGGGACACTGGCGCTGGTCAAGACGCCGGAGATCCAGAACTTCCTGTACAATGCGCTAGTGCACGACTACAAGGACGTCACCGACAAAGTTTGGATTGGCCTGAACGACATTGACAAGGAGAATGAATTCAAATGGGAGGATGGAACGCCGCTGAGCTATAGCAATTGGGGTCACGTGTCCAGTTCCGATGCCGACGACTGCGTCCTGATGGACCTCCGTAATTCCGGCAAGTGGTCCGAATTTCTATGTGACCAGTCCTACGTCCTGATATTTTTCCCCCATTACGAGAGGCACCCTTACATTTGCCAGTACAATCTGCAGCCCCACACTGACACCTCAACGGCCACCATCACCTCCACGATAGTCTCTGGCATCTCGGACACCACCGTGCTGATCATGTCCAACTCCTGTCCGGCATTCTCCTGCGACTTGGACTGCGGGATGGATGGATTCCATAAAAATGAGACCACTGGATGCTCTGAGTGTAAATGTGCTGTTTGATGTGATGTTTGTTCATTTTAATAAACGAACCCAATACACTGAGTCATGATGTGCTGTAGCAGTTGCACTCTATATACGTTAGGTTATGTCTCACAATATAAAGATGTGTTTGCATATGTACTTATACATGTATGGAGAGGGGTGGCTGAGTGGGGTCCCAAGTTCGAATATATGTgtggactgggatttttaaaacttagggatttttaggacgccctgaagtccacccaactccacTAGGTACCTAACAATAGTTGTAAGAAAGTTAAGGTGGTTTgcagttgtgctggccacatgacaccctacttTACCGTTGGCCTAAGATACCGATGATGTCATTTGTCCTacagattgcaaggtctaaaatgATACTTTACATCCAGCGTGTATCAGTACATTTTACAGAGACACTACAATGCAGGTACTATATATTTATTAGAAGACTCCGTCTCATAAAACTCAATTCTCAAAGCTGTATACGATTTAGATGAGATGCATTTTAATTCCATCGATCGATTATTGCTACGCAACTGacaatgattttaatattttcatgtcTAAATCTTCCgacgttttttttcttctctgaagTCAATATCATTCATTACTCGTAttcttattatttttcattcacACCATCCCgagaggtggctgagtggttaagctatTGGCCcacaaacctggggtcctgggtttgaatctcggtaaaTATCTGTGTAGTGAGAGGCATTATTTAATGCTGCCTAAAGAAGGGtgagctttgtttaaaaatgtgagagagtgtgtgttgGGGGGCGGGGTTCGGATTGGTATAGTACGCTTTGTGGAGATGTGTTTCTCTAATATAATCTTTGTCTCTAAAAAATGCCTTTATAGAAAGTCAAGATCTATGACAAATATAAAAATGCCTATGTCAAAAGTTTGGACTAAATTGCCAATAGCGATGTTGCGTCTTACAAACTGCATTGCGGGAGGAAGAAACCTTATATGATACATTGTGTAGTGAGGAGACATTATCATACGCTAGGGTGCAATGGGTGATCTAATAACGATGTACTCTGTTTCAAACTGTGTATTTCTGCCCTTTCAATGGAGCgatcaaaaaagaagatgggtGTCTTAAAGTCCGGGAATGAGGGTTTTCTATTGGAGGATGCCCAAAATCTTATTGTAACGCTGGCTGTTTTActgaatgataaaaaaaaagattcggATCAAACTAGCCAGAAATGCGTTGTGACTTAGTGCTTTAGTAATTCATGGGGTCTAAGAAGTTTGTGGTGTGCAGGTTCAGCTGTTTCAATAGAAGATACAACGGCCACAAAGTGCAGTTGGAGAGAGGTGCTTGTGTATTGTGGGATCGACGATAGAAAGACCAGAAAGCTACAATTGAAGTCGTTTTGCGGGCTGTTCGATTTAAGATTGACAGAGAGTCAGAGATGAAAATGGGGTCTTAATTTGaggaccagaaaaaaaaattatgtcggGAGTCACGGAATGCTGTAATGCGggccctttttttaaaagataaaatgtCATATAAGCTTATGTCTACACTAGAACGTGCTATATCCTTTACTCTATTTGCCTGTTGTAGATATAGGAATTTGTTCTGTAGTTTGGTTCTTAAAACTGAAGATAGAAGTTTTCTTGTGGGCAAAGAGCAGATTCATATACTCGTCTACAGCCATAGTGTTTGTGCCTCTTCATTTAGACAGTTTATTTAGAAGAAAGTGTTCAACAAATTGATGACGTAATCTTATCTATACCATAATGCAATCTTGAAACTTTTGTTCAGAGACTCCAAgacttctaaataaaaaaaacaagataatgAATTGGGTCTTGACAAAGTACTTCTAGCATTGCTCTAGTAcagggtgggcaacctttttgtatcgagggccgcattaaaaaaagtttgggaatagcgggccgcatatatatatatatatatatacaaagctTGCTGTGTACATATATACACtatattatattcacgtttgtttccttttttcacACTCCACGttgaattacaacaagagttagcaatttttttaaccaattttaattttttttttaattgctgttttttatatcacaatatccccacaaatatacatttgtacttaatgtgcactATTTTAAttcttacactcgtgcataatgttccggaactgcgGAAcaagcttactagttgttacccctgtgactgctgtcaaattagtcAATCAACATTGACAAGTGAATATACtattttagtttccacaaaaaaagttgcttgctcactgaatgagacaatatatgttccggaagttaaatgtcgggacgagcgaaaccttcccttgtggagcataaccagagaatgctgaccatgttcttcaatggtgcatactaaatcaagagacccgaacaagactcttcAAGGaatattcggagaactgcctgatctggaaactcCTTCGCAGTTCATATCttattactgatctgaaccctccaacatgtaaattAGAACGAAGAAGAATAACTGATgaatgtgtacccaaatagtgtgaacagcagcaaagctTTTTTAAgagtggaaatacagcttctggcacccataagactcccgtgttagtactgactggaacttctctttgctttgagttatgtcctctggatcGGCTTCTgtgctaaatggtgagctgattgTATTgtaaactggttcttgacgtcttaaaatttgctattataaattgcacaataaAGGAATCTttataagtgttgtactttaatcatttcactaaaaattgtttcacctttcagcaaaggaaaatgacaaatactattttcttttgcttgcttgtagaaatggaaaagtcttgtttgaaaagatttaacatgtatttacatttcatatgttaACAATCAATTGCAATAGCAATTATAAGTtaaataaaacatgaaatttgtcttccactcttcgttagaaatattggtaacaaagtcacagtcagtgtccttcaaggaacaaagcactttcttccttgagattttatattgttctcatttgccttgcctATGCTTAGATAGCAGATATATTGAATTATTTATTCAAAATCAGACTACCAGTGGTTAACAACCCTAAACCTATTAATCTTGCATATTATTGCAGCATGTGCTATTCAATGTTGAAattatatgcagctttgtgcaaactttcttGTTTCGAATTTATAATTTTCAGTCAAAGATatagctccatcagttgtttcacttgccatcttgttccaagcctacccaacactcagacattgtgtCTTCAATTGTGTGTTtcgatgtatagccaataatcATTAgtcttcgtttacttaaaactttttataatgagacagtttcaataatttatataaatgttatttataatatttgcatttttctaTCTTTATACTGTGGGCAAACCTGATtactgtaggtgtcggcgggccgcataaagcaccacggcgggccgcatgtggcccgcgggccgtaatttgcccacccctgctctagtaTCATGCCCAGTTGCTCATAGCtcaactaaacaaacaaaacatctgTTGCACATTCTCACGGTCATTTGTTttttagataagttttttttttgagcttaCGTATTGACCTCGAGGGCGCATTAAGAGACCAGAATGAAGTTCCTAGTAAAGTTTGTGGCTATTGCTTTGTGCTTTTGTCTGGGTATGTAATGTCTAGTAAAACTTTTTTCAGTCTACCAACattgttttcttgcattattcacaTTTTGGACTGGCTATGTGCAGACAAGTGTTCTTACAGAATGTAGTACCAAATACTCTTCCCTCtttcttacacacacacactttctctctcacacacacactttctctctctcacacacacacacacacacacacacacataaaaacatATTGGGTCGAAATTGCAAAAAAAGTCGTTTTTGGCAACTTTAACTGCTGGTTTCGATCAAGAAAATATCTTAGTTGTCGTAGACCAAAGTATGTAGTAACAGGTTAGATTTTATACCTTTCTATCTAGCACACCATATGTAGTGTGCATTCGtctagatagaaaaaaaatatatatatattaagctTGTTTGTGGTGGATGTCTACTAGAATATTTGGAATATTTGGAATACTAATTTGCTTCTAGCATTGTATTTCCATCACTGCCCGACGTGCAAATTGTCTCCTCATTACTGGGCATGACGTCTGCTGAAAAAAGGAAACACGATTTGCTAGCGAGCACAATAGACCTTCGACATTCATTTACATATTCGCACGCATTCATACGCACCAATACAAacttaaacacatttattttatcgccatcatcatcaaactccatttgagtgagggcttgaaaggctcaaatcctctctcgCAAAAGCTCTGGACAGAAAGCCTGCTGTGTTcagtagtgcatacatgtcaccataaaggtaaagaatttttggtttcccagacggAGATGAGGATGGTGGTGACCTACCAATCTGTAACAAAATACTAGTATTATCTTTATTACTGTAATGACGATATTACTATAATCCCTTACaatgttttataatatacaatagatactataataataatgcgttttttttcttcagcatCCTGCCAGACCATTGATGATTGTCCTCCAGGTGTGCCTAGAGACTCTCATCTTGCAGTATTTAAAGGTGCGTGCTACCAGTTTGTTACGTCTTATCAAAGGACTCACGCAGAAGCCAGGCAGAACTGTGAAAGTCAAGGCGGGACTCTGGCTTTGGTTAAGACAGCAGAGGTCCAGAACTACCTCTATAACGCCTTGACCTATAGCTACCGTGACTATCACGACAAATTCTGGATTGGCTTGAATGATATCGACAAGGAGCAGGAGTTTAAATGGGAGGACGGGGCGCAGCTTACCTACAGCAACTGGGGCCGACCGCCCTTCTCCGATTCTTACGACTGTGTTTTGATGGACCTTGAATTGGACGGCCAGTGGACGGAGTACCCATGCGAGACGTCCCACTTTCTTTTTCTCACTTTTCACGAGAGGCACCCTTACATCTGCCAGTACAGCCTGGTACATCAACACGATGCCTCCACCTCCACAACAGTGGTCAGTATCGAAACGACACACGTTACACCCCAACCGGACACCTTGGAAACGAACAGCATTGAAACGTACTCCACCGTAACGGATACCGCAGAAACGGGGAGCATCACAGAGTTAACCACCGCCGAAACAGACAGCGATACAACAGCCACCACCATCACCACAGCAGTCACCGGCAACACGGACACCACAGTGCTGATCATCTCCAACTCTTGTCCGGCTTTCTCCTGCGATCTGGACTGCGGCATGGATGGGTTCCAGAAGAACGAGACCACTGGATGCTCATTATGTCAATGCTCCGTTTAAGACTGCAATTGCTCAGCTACAATATCAAATCAAACTTGTGGCGATATTTGGATCAATACATCCTTTATTGTTTAGGACCACGGACATTTTACCACCGGTATTTTTAAAGATTGCGACTAGGCCTACTTAAATCGTCACCTTTGCAAAACATTgctttaatgtaaaataattttagaattaaaatatttttggttttaaacaaatttttcttttctttctttttcagttttgttATAGCGGTCTCCAACAGGGGAAAAGTtgttactagttttatgtgttcCGTCCATCCTTCCATCCGTTCATCCTTCCATTAAGTATAAAAATCAAAAGCTTGAAAAGTTACTTCTATTACTAGTACGGCTACTTTTGACCATTTTTCAACtcaatgtctgtctgtctggtaaaattttGAACATGTGTATTCTCCCATTTTCTATTCTgcaatcaagttgaaactttgcaaaattctTCAATGtgcctgacaagacatgaataaataacaaatattatccaattagttaattaactattggttattaataattgtttgatatcgaaaacgGGAAATAAACGcaacttaatgagagatgtgaatgtatatttcgatttatttccctttgtgtgtttttttttctcccattacTTATTTTCAGATCACGTTTAAATTTAGcgtaattattcatagttgctgacaatacacaaatcaatccaaaaattaattaattatttaattaattacagtggcgtaactaagggggggggatggggggggagaattttaaaatccccccgggcccccacctagggggggcccccaaatgggtgtccgaaatttatttgtaaatacataaattaatatacttgattgacaaatagtgtcaacgggtgtctttttttaacaacatttatggattaaatttataacaaagactaaacctaaatattttaaaaatatttttgccgcagAGATCAATTTTTTAATACACCTGTCTGTTtctattttaaactttgttgccacgaataaaactgcatgatatacagcgaattccaggtatcttgttacctttactaataatagatctaaatggcaacactaattaaccttgaagcaaaatttacagaatcgagtataactaaaagttattcttaacaatgctaaaattgtccattattcgggtttggcgtctataatttcagaattaaaattcacactcgagttattacccctttattcatcttttctcaatccaatggaaactctctttttatttacatctaatgatctaatccttttgctttcgcacaaaacataaacaaaaaataatgacgtaatatcatataatattaatacatccttcctattgaagttattatcacaccttccttttaaagttttttgatagtgatatctactagcagggccggccctagcatttgcggggccctatgcgaaacggatcgcgcgagcctagtctgggtagggataagcataatgtcaaaattattttttttttattagaaaataggcctactttcgtctttgcaataaatttttatcaaatgaaagctcgcaatgccactttttatttattggcaccccaaaatgtcaatttcgtctattctttaggagatttgaataaattcaaaaaaaagttcaggactttatcgtatattttgccttttcatgagatttcctggaggccctgaaaaatcaggaggtcgcgaaaaccctgttattttatatacgttataattgtttaatttaataatgtacacttggaattagcgcggggcctatgaaagcgcggcgcccactgcgaccggcactgtctactaggaactttaacaattcgtccacttctggttgtcttgactgaacaagttctctagacgttggtctataactgtctgtttcgtttgttgcaactgtttgcagttcattgtcttcatcggtatcatagtacccagagatgtcttcatcgaaactcttatttaaaaagcgtggatttcttctgtatgtttttccattgtttgtctttatgatgtaagatctgggtgcttaaattttttttatgacaactgctttctgccatgtttgacctagacgaactctccgacagaaaaatctttaggtagtcttgctattgcatcgtatttcacttagcttttcatctgtcgttcgttgagtaatgtctctgcattttcagctaccaatggtttcaatagtttgtgatcagttggaatgattccctgagtcttctactcgtcaccagttgtgatggtgaatacggcagtccacttatcggagtatttctatactcgagcataacgagatatggatctttcccacttttgtatactctgaatccttttgctttcg
It encodes:
- the LOC106071312 gene encoding lymphocyte antigen 75-like; the encoded protein is MEKLLISLLLTISSHLVKCQTINDCPQNLARDSSLKVFGNACYQFVLTQTRTHSEARQNCQSHGGTLALVKTPEIQNFLYNALVHDYKDVTDKVWIGLNDIDKENEFKWEDGTPLSYSNWGHVSSSDADDCVLMDLRNSGKWSEFLCDQSYVLIFFPHYERHPYICQYNLQPHTDTSTATITSTIVSGISDTTVLIMSNSCPAFSCDLDCGMDGFHKNETTGCSECKCAV
- the LOC106071313 gene encoding CD302 antigen-like; its protein translation is MKFLVKFVAIALCFCLASCQTIDDCPPGVPRDSHLAVFKGACYQFVTSYQRTHAEARQNCESQGGTLALVKTAEVQNYLYNALTYSYRDYHDKFWIGLNDIDKEQEFKWEDGAQLTYSNWGRPPFSDSYDCVLMDLELDGQWTEYPCETSHFLFLTFHERHPYICQYSLVHQHDASTSTTVVSIETTHVTPQPDTLETNSIETYSTVTDTAETGSITELTTAETDSDTTATTITTAVTGNTDTTVLIISNSCPAFSCDLDCGMDGFQKNETTGCSLCQCSV